TTAATACCCCACTACCGAACGAACTTTGACGGGCTTGAGCGGTAGTGGGGAGGTCTCCTAAGTATGGAAAACACCACACTGGAGTATTTCTATGATACCTGCACAACATACGACAGGCATTGCCTGTGGCGGTAAGCATCGCTGCTGGCTAGCCGTCTCTATTGGCCTTGCCTTCTTTCTGGCTACCCTATCGAGCGCCAAACCTGCACAGGCTCTGTTCATTAACGGGTCTGAGTCATTTATTGCTCAATCTTTCCCACACGCTCGGGGCTTCTTCCCCTTCGCCGCGAAAGCCTTTGTGGTTTTGAGTCTGACTTCTATCGCGCTTAGCTCCAACGGTTCAGATTCAACAAACGAGAATTCCTAAGTTCGGCTGAGCGCAATGACGCGCTTCAGCCACGCATTTGTGCAGGATTGCCGATGATTAAATCCCCACCACTGGAACTAATCCGAGCAGCCCAGGCCAACGATCGGCGGGCCAGGGACAGAGTATTCTCTGCCTCCTACGAATTCGTGTCGATGATCGCTAAGCGGTGGTCAAGTCGATACGCATGGCTTGAATATGACGATTGCCTACAGGCAGGATTTGAAGGAATCCCTGTCGCCATTGAGCGCTTCGACTTTTCAGAAGGCGTTCAATTCTTCACCTATGCCAAATATGCAGTCTCAAACAGTATCCAAAAGCTGAAAAGAGCTGAAGAGAAACAGCATCGAACCTACGAAAAAGCTGTTTCTGCCTACAGCGTTCCAATTGTTGAACCCCTGAGCTGGATTAGTGAGGCCCAATATAATCGCTCTCTCCGCCGTCGCATTTACAGGGCGCTGAAGTCTTTTTCTCGCCTCCTCCGCAAGTGGGTGTTCCTTCGTTTGCTGGGTCGCTCCTATGTCAGTATTGCCGAACGCTTCAACGTCACGCGGCATCAGGTTGCAACTGAAGTGAAAGCTGCGATGCAAGTCTTGCGGCGGCGGCTGTTTCCAAAAGCCTATCGCTTCAAGCAGTCTTTGAAAACTTCACTGACACCCGGACAGGTGACTCGCCACAAGCCTGTTCCTGCTGTCAGTCCCACCCCGATTCAAGCGGTATTCAACCGACTGAGAACGCTTAGCAGCGGCTTACTTAAGTCTGTGCAAAAGCGGGTTAGTCGAGCAATGCCAGCATTTCGCTTGAACTCGAAAAGGTCTAGCGACCATTCCGTCCAGCGTGCCAGCAGTCCTGTTGAGGCAGTCTCTGCGCCAGGGTTCGGTAGACCGCCGCCCCCTGGATAGACTGCCCATACTTGTGTCCAAAATCCAGTTCTTCATTACTAACAAAGGAAAAACCAATGCTTGGTCCTCTGTATATTCCGCATGTGATCTTTTCCGCGATCGTCGTTTGTATCTGGGCCTACCCCCGGATTGCAAAGCGCTACTCCAAATACACCGCCCGTCTGACAATCGGGGTGATGGGATTCCTGGGTTTCAATATTCTCACCACCCTTCCAGCGCGGGCGCAGTTCCTTAACGGTGGCAGAGAGTTCTTCAGGACTTCGTTCCCTGACACCACCGAACTGACGGACCTCCTCTTTAACATCATGCTGGCTGTCTATGTCATCTATATTGCTGTCTCTGCCTACCGGGTCTTCGGAGCCATGCGTTCAGAAGAAGGGGGAGAGTGGATCGAGATTGCTAAGACCCCTCTCAAGATTATTCTGGCGATCACCGTCATTGACTCCATGATTGCCTTAGTCGTTGATGGTGCTGGGTAGTGGCCAAATACCCTCTCACCGTTAGGAAAGCCCTGGGGAAGAAGGCTTCTCTGGGGCCAATTCCAGCAGACATGGTGGTGCCGTCCATCATGGGCTTCATCCTGGCATTGATGGCTAGGGGTGCCTTCAACCTCGACTGGCCGGTGGCCGTGATGCTCTGTGCGATGAGCTTCGTGTTCTACTTCTTCCTAGTCGGTCCCAAAAGCTGGAAGTTCTACAGCCTGTTCATCAAGACCCCGACCCTGATGCGGATTATTCCTCGATACTTGAGTCCCAGCAGCTATGAAAGAAACCAAAGCCAGAAGAAAAGTCGCCGGACTAAAGGGAACCGTCGTCGGCGCTGAAGACTGCCTCAACGTCGCTGAGATTGTTGACTACCAGATGGAGGAGCACCAAGTGGGTGCTTACCAACTCCATAAGCGAGACAACATCAAGAATACGGATGTCTATCAACTGGTGTTTGGCTTTGAGGTGTCAGGCATCCATAGCTTTGCTTCCCCCCAAGACCTAGAAGATGCCACCCATAAGCTTGCTGCTGGCCTCAAGTCTGCCCCTCAGGGTGAAAGCCTCACCCTGAGGCTAACCACCGAATCGAACTGCGACCGTCGCACCCGCCAGTTGCAGAAGCTCCTTCAACGCGCCGGGTCGCCCGAGATTAGGTATCTGCTGCAAAAGGAACTCGAACGACTGCAGCAGATCTCACAGAAGGGCATCCGCCAGCCTAAGACGCTGCGGGCCTACTGCACCTACAGCCCTTATCAAGCAAAGGCAAAAGATGATTGGTACGACAAAGTATCGGTGCAGCTTATGTCCATCTGGGATAAGTGCACCGACCAAGTTGATATCAAGGCACAGCAGGCGTTTGCCGACCTCTACGGGGATGCCTACGCCAATGGGTTCCTGGACTGGCTGCTGTACTTCGAGCAGCAGCTAGAGATATCCGTCACGCCCCTGTCTGCCGATGATCTGTGGGAAGACCTGTGGTATCGCTTTAACCGAGAGGAAGCGCCGGAGCTGCCCCAACGGGTTGTGTATACCCCAGAGGGAATCGAAGAGATCTACCATTCCCAGGCCCACTTTACCGGCCATCTGTTCAAGGAGAATGTACCTGATTTAGATCCGCGCTGGATTCGCAACAGGGGCCAGTTTACGGGAGTATTGGTCTTTCAAGAGAAACCCTTTGGATGGGCGACCCCCCAGCAGCAGCTCCAGTACCTGTGGAAGCCGATCACCGCCGATGATTGGCATGACTGCGAAGTGGTGACTGAGCTGCGGCCTGCCAATCAGAAGCAGGCGCTGCAGGGGGCAACCGACCTCGCCAAAGGAGCCAATCGTCAGGCCAATAACGCCGATAACAAGAAGAAGATTAATCGTCTGGCCGAAAAGAGCAAAGAAGCGGCCATTGGAACCACCGATGCCCTCCTCGATGGTGAGGTGGCTTACTACGTCTCGACGGTCTTTTTGGTCCATCGCAAAACCCCGCGCCAGCTTGATATGGCTTGCGACAAGCTCTCGAAGATGTTCCGCTCACCGGCAGCGGTCGAGCGCGAGGAGCAGATTGCATGGCGGCTGTGGCTCGATACGTTTCCGGTGGTGATGCGAAAGATGCTGGCCCAGGTGCCCACCGACCGCCGCAGCATGTACTTCAGTAGTGAGGTGCCCGGTCTTGCGCCGCTACTCCGTACTCGCACCCCGGCCTTGAGCGGGTATGAATTCATCGCTGAGTGTGGCACACCTGTCTGTGTGGACCTGTATAAGCAGCATCAGCATATGGGCTTCTTTGCGACCCAGCGTGGGGGCAAGTCTGTTACTATCGGTGGCATTTTGAGCCACGGGTTAGCTAATGATATTCCCACCGTCATTTTGGACTACCCCAAAGGCAATGGTTCGAGTACCTATAAGTATTACAGCGCCTTCTTGCCGGACGCAGAGTACTTTGATATTGCCGAAGAATCAAACAACATCTTTGAAGCTCCTGATTGGCGACATCTCACCGTAAAGGAACAGAAGCAGCGCTTTAACAGCTTTCGAGAGTTCCTGGAAGGTGCGCTGCTGCTGCTGGTTAACAGCGGTAGTCAGGATGAGAAGCTGACGATGACGCTGCGAACGATCTTTGGCATCGCGCTCAGGGAGTTTTTCTCTGATCCTGGCATTCAGGCTCGATACCAGAAGGCGATGGATGGCGGGTTTGGCTCTGAAGATTGGAAGGAGACACCCACTCTACGAGACTTCAAGGCATTTTGCTCTAAGGCACGACTGCCTGATATCAAGGGCAATACAGAAGACAACGATAAAGCGCTGGGTCTGATCAATCAGCGGCTAGAGTACTGGCTCCATAGCTCAGTGGGTAAGGCTATCAGCCAGCCATCGAGCTTCCCCACCGATGCCAAGATGATCGTTTTTGCCCTGCGAAACTTGGGCACAGAAGAAGATGCTGCAGTACTGGCGCTGTCTGCCTACGCTGCTGCCCTGCGTCGGTCTTTAGAGCATGACAAGAGCATCTTCTTTATTGACGAAAGCCCGATTCTGTTTAAGTTTGATGCGATTGCGCGGCTGATTGCGACCCTAACGGCCAACGGTGGTAAGTCTGGCATTCGGGTGCTGTTGTCGGCTCAGGATGTCGATAGCATCGGTGAGAGTCCAGTCGGCTCTCAAATCCTGCAGAACTTAACGATGGTGTTAATTGGGTTTATCAAGCCGAGTGCGGTGGCTTCCTTCGTTAAGTACTTGGGCTACCCAGAAGCGCTGATTCGAGAGAATACAAAATTCAAGCTCAATGCCAGTGACCTGTACTCTCGTTGGCTGATTATCGACGATGCGGCAAAGACGAAAGTGCGTCACTATGACACACCGGAGCGATTGGCCCTGCTAGCCAACAACCCCGATGAAGAGCGCAAGCGTGATGAGGTCTTTGCCGCTGTATCGGACAAGTACGAAGCCCTAGAGCAGTTCACAGCGCTGCTGTGGGAGTCCATCAAAACGGGCCAGAAGTTCTACGAGGATGAAGAAGAAGTGAAGCCTGAGGTACTGCCACAGGTCGAGAAACGGCCTCTGTTGTTGGCGGGTAACTTTACTGATGATGCGGCTTAAGGGTTCGTAGAAGGGAGCAAGTATGTTTCACATTATCGATCTCATCACCAATGTTTTGCTGCTTACTCTGGCAATAGTTGTGCTGCCCTCAGCTTTGATTGGTGGTCTCTCTGCAGTTGATTGGAACCAGCAGAGCAAGCAGAACATTAACGAGCAAGTGGAACGCGAAGATCCGCAACTGCATCAACCATCTGTCAAGCCATCAACAGAGCCAAGACGGACGTTGAGACCTCTCTTGTCCGCAGCCGACAGACAGGCTTTCCATAGCGACCCGCTAGCCCCTTTGATTCCAGACTCAAGCTCCACTTGCAATGAATAAGTGGACGTCCACATTTACTGGAGTACTCCATGAAACGAAAACGAATACGAAAACTAGCACTCATTGGTGCGATCGCCATTCCGGTATCGCTGGGTATCGGGCAGAATGCTCAGGCTGCTGATTTTTTCGGCTCAAGACTCGGCGGCTTTGCCGAAGAAGTTGGCGGCGTAGGCGGTGACCTTTTCCGAGGTGCTTTTACTGCTGTCACTGGGTTTGAAAGTCCTCAGGTGTTTGCCCAAGATATGTTCTCTGACATCCTCGGTAAGGAGAAGCTAGACATTGCTGCCGCAGGAAATGTCGAGGATTACGTGGGTGAGCTAGGTAGTGTTGACCTGCAAAGCGCTGCTGAGGACAGTCAGGATAGCCTTCGGGGGCTGATCGAGGATGGTACCGGCATCATGACCAACATGGCATCTAAAGCTCAGGAGCAATCCTTTCAACGTGCTGCCATTAGCGCCAGTGCTAAGAATACCCTGTCCCAGGAAGCTCAGTCTGCTGCAAAGGCCAGTATCCAAAATACAGGGGATACGAATCAGAAGCAGGCTGAAGCGCTGACATCTGTGATGGACTTTACCGTGACCCAAGATGTCGCTAAATATCAGGCGGTTCTGGGTCAGACCCAAAACAACATCCTCGGCGATATCAAGTCAGGTCAGATTACTGCAGCTCAGAAGCAGGCCCAGACTAATCAATTGCTCTCAAATATCGATGGGTCTCTTGAGAAAATAGCAAATCAGGGCAGTAGCTCTAAAGAAGCTTACAGCCTGCTCAATGCCAGCAAAGGCCGTTTAACCGCCCTGCAGCCAACAGGCGCGAGGTAGATTCCTCTGTACCTCTATTGCGCCTCTGTTAACAGGGGCGCTAAGAATATGTTCAAAAGACCCCAGAAGGCTCCTAAAGGCTCTGCTGCATATCGAGAGCGAGTGACAGAAATGCTGCTTCAGGAAATGACGCGAGTTGAGCCTGGGTCTCCCGCCTATACCCAGTTGCTCGAACAGTTGACAACACTGTCGAGTGAGGATGAGTTATCCGAAAAAGAGAACGATAGAAAGCGAGTTCAAAAGCTACTCAAGTCTCTTCCACAGATTTTTGCAATGCCTTGGTGGTTTCAAGTTGTTTTCATTAGTGTCATTATTTTTGGACTTGTATTGTTTATTGATGCTGTTGGTTTGTGGTTTGACTTTGATTTGCTTAGGAATGATCCCCCGCCGGTGCAAATCAGGCGGCACGCTACGCACGTTTTTCCTCCTAGCACAATTCATAGGATTCAGTGATGTTTGAATATTCTCCCCTCACATCTGATCAACTCCTTTATGTTGAACCATCAGAGTACATTGGCCAGTCGAAAACGGTTTGGCGAAATCATCATAATCGAAAACTATTTTTAAGTCTCTGTCTAGTAGCATTTATTACTTTGATTTACCTCGTTTTGCCACATGAAGCGACGGCTCAAGGCCCAATTGATGTAATCATTGAAGCCGGTACAGCCGTTCAAGAAGCAGTGTCAGATTCAGTTGAAGATATATGGGAAGATCAGCTTCCATTGTTTATGACACTTCTTAGCCAACTGTCTGTTGCAATCGCTGTTATTTCAATTATTGTTCTTGGTATGGAGTTGGTGCAAGAGCAAATTGATTGGGGGTATTTCACTTGGCAACGTGCAGTAATCCCTCTAGTGATGATGGGAGTAATTAGTCAAATAACTTTTATGGCTGATGTTGCCTATGGCCTGAGAAATGAGTTTAATCAGCTCAGCACCAACGCCTATGAAACCTTCGGTATCCTGGAAACGATTGGTGAGGCAGGCGATGCTGATGCTTTGCCAAATGTTTTGTCATCAATATTTGAAGAATGTAATAAAGAAACAGTTGTTGATAGCAGGGCTTGTGCAGAAGATGCAATTGAGCAATCTGAGGCTATTTTAGATATTGAGGAAAGAAACTATCCTGGTGCGGGATGGATCGCATTTTACCGCAACCGAATTGAGGAATTTTCATCGAATATCTTGGATGATGGATTTAGTCTTTCAACTATTCCTGAAGTGTTTAGAGATATTAGTTTATCTTTTGTTCAGAACCAAATTACTGGATTATTTCTTTTTATATCTACGGGCCTCCAAGGTGCCATTCAGATACTATTTGAGGTTGTCCTATTTGTAACTTCATTGTTACTTCCTCTTGCCGTAGCAAGGTCTATTTCAGAAGGCTTTGGACCACTTGTTGCTTGGTTCTTAAAGATGTTTGAATTCGCGTTGGTCAAGTTCCTGTACACCATACTTATTGGCATATCTAGTCTGATCTATATCAATGCCGGAGGAATAGGTGGAGGGATATGGTTTACCATGTTGGTTGGTTTTCTGGCCCCCTTACTTGCTTTTGGGATGCTTGCTGGCGGTGGCCTATCTGTTGTTCAAGGAATTATTGGAGCGGCTGGTTCTGTGGCGGGTGTTGCCGTGAAGGTTGCGAGGGCTATTTGATCGTCCAGCCTTTTTCTTTGTCGTAAACAGGTCGAGGAGAGGCGTTGTTGCTCTTCATGATGCTGGGGTGGTCTGGATTTCGTTTTTCCCATTGACGTCTCTCGCGGTACTCCGACCTGAGCTTCCTGCCTCTGGAACTCCATTCTTTCAATCCTAGGTCATTAGCCACGACGGTAGTTCTGATTGCTCTTTTTTCTTTCAAGTACCAGCGCTCAGTAGGGCTACACATGAGATCCCTGACGTAATTCCCTGTGCGCGTAGACATATTTCTCCGCTCACACTTTTCTTTCAGGGTGATTTTTTCGCTCTTTAAATATCTTAAATCTTTCGTTGACCAAGTGAGATGTCTAGCCTCTGTTGCTGCTGGATAAACTATAGTGACATATAGGTATAAGAGCACAGATGCTGTTATACCTGGAAATGTGCATAATAGCCGAATAAATGTGAAGTATGTATGCCCGTTAAAGTACCCTGCTAAATAGTTGTTTATACCTCGGTTGCTCATTGGATTCTCCTTCTCTCTGCCTTCTCTGATCTATTATTTTTGTATTTGTTCCTGGAGGCTTTGTGCTGAAACGAATTAGCTCTGTATTAGCAATTCTCCCGCTGATGTTTGCGGCCCCAGTAGTGGCTGGCGAGTCTGATCGTTTGCCTAGAACGATGCAGACGTTTCTTGGGGCGCAGCAACTGGTCTCGGAACAGCGATTTGATGAGGCGCTCCCACTTTATTGGGAGACATTTGAAACGACTCGCGATCCCATGTTGAAACGATTGGCGGCAACAGGTGTTCTCCATTTACACCTAACTGCAGGTTTTTATCATAAGCGGTCTCCTGAGAAGGTCATCCCTCATTTGGATGAAGCATTGAAGCTCAAGCCTGATTTATCTAATGCGTGGCATGACAAAGGCATTGCCCACTGTGAGTTGAAGCAGTATTCCGCATGTGATCAATCTTTAACAATGGCAATTAAACATTCTCGACCTGAGCATGAGTATTTAATAGTTTGGAAAAGGGCAATGCATAGAGCTGACATGGGTAAACGTAACCTTGCGGCTCAAGACTTTGCACTGGCTATAAAACAAGCAGTGGCTCAGGGCGAAACCAAGGCTGCACAGGCATTCGCTCTTTCTGCTAGGGCTGAAGGTATTAATATCAATCTTCCGTAGCGCAAGTTGCCCCTACGATGCACCCGATCGCAATCCCCCAGACAAGCCCAGATCGATACATCTCCTTCAAACATGCGCTGAACCTTCGGTTGCCCGATGAAGATACAGGTGAATGGCACTTCCTGAGTGCATTCTTCGACGAAGGGGAATTCACTAGCTCAAGATCAGCCCCTGTCGCTGGAGCTGGTGGCCTGGTCGATACCACTCCGTCACTCAGCGATCGCGGCGTTCGAGAAATGTCGTCCATCCTAGCAGCCCAGGAAATTTTGCCTGATGATGGCCCAGTCTACGTCGCCAACCATTACCGTGCGATCGCAGATCTATCGATGCTGGAGCTTAAAGATTGCAAAGTACCAACGATCGCAAATAACAGAGCAATTAATGC
This window of the Acaryochloris thomasi RCC1774 genome carries:
- a CDS encoding sigma-70 family RNA polymerase sigma factor; translated protein: MIKSPPLELIRAAQANDRRARDRVFSASYEFVSMIAKRWSSRYAWLEYDDCLQAGFEGIPVAIERFDFSEGVQFFTYAKYAVSNSIQKLKRAEEKQHRTYEKAVSAYSVPIVEPLSWISEAQYNRSLRRRIYRALKSFSRLLRKWVFLRLLGRSYVSIAERFNVTRHQVATEVKAAMQVLRRRLFPKAYRFKQSLKTSLTPGQVTRHKPVPAVSPTPIQAVFNRLRTLSSGLLKSVQKRVSRAMPAFRLNSKRSSDHSVQRASSPVEAVSAPGFGRPPPPG